A single genomic interval of Panthera uncia isolate 11264 chromosome A1 unlocalized genomic scaffold, Puncia_PCG_1.0 HiC_scaffold_17, whole genome shotgun sequence harbors:
- the RNF187 gene encoding E3 ubiquitin-protein ligase RNF187, whose translation MAGWSTSLPGPGRGRAHLCLDLPGESVAAGTPKEEERAPLPGLCNGSTAARIPRSEAHLCQDPAWRAPLPGPCVGRPAVPAPRVPVAILVHVLGSPAVFSIPVPGLRRVSGRPRPHFLVTVPPPAPFPRASAAAALALPAEAACALCQRAPREPVRADCGHRFCRACVVRFWAEEDGPFPCPECADDCWQRAVEPGRPPLSRRLLALEEAAAAPARDGPASEAALQLLCRADGGPLCAACRMAAGPEPPEWEPRWRKALRGKENKGSVEIMRKDLNDARDLHGQAESAAAVWKGHVMDRRKKALTDYKKLRAFFAEEEERFLQEADKEEGSAEDEDTDPAERFGSLLQAVSELERRHRNLGLSMLLQ comes from the exons ATGGCG GGGTGGAGTACATCGCTGCCAGGACCCGGGAGGGGCCGCGCGCACCTCTGCCTGGACCTTCCCGGGGAGAGCGTTGCTGCCGGGACTCCGAAGGAGGAGGAGCGCGCACCCCTGCCAGGACTTTGTAACGGGAGCACGGCTGCCAGGATCCCAAGGAGTGAAGCACACCTCTGCCAGGACCCTGCGTGGAGGGCACCGCTGCCAGGACCCTGCGTGGGGCGCCCCGCTGTCCCCGCCCCGCGCGTCCCAGTCGCCATCCTGGTCCACGTCCTAGGCTCTCCGGCCGTGTTCTCCATCCCCGTCCCCGGTCTCCGCCGCGTCTCGGGCCGGCCTCGCCCGCACTTCCTGGTCACCGTCCCTCCGCCCGCGCCCTTCCCGAgggcctccgccgccgccgccctggCGCTGCCCGCCGAGGCCGCCTGCGCCCTGTGCCAGCGCGCGCCGCGAGAGCCGGTGCGCGCCGACTGCGGCCACCGCTTCTGCCGGGCGTGCGTGGTGCGCTTCTGGGCCGAGGAGGACGGGCCCTTCCCGTGCCCCGAGTGCGCCGACGACTGCTGGCAGCGCGCCGTGGAGCCCGGCCGCCCGCCGCTCAGCCGCCGGCTGCTGGCGCTCGAGGAGGCGGCCGCTGCGCCCGCGCGAGACGGCCCGGCCTCCGAAGCGGCGCTGCAGCTGCTGTGCCGCGCCGACGGGGGCCCGCTGTGCGCCGCCTGCCGCATGGCCGCGGGGCCCGAGCCGCCAGAGTGGGAGCCGCGCTGGAGGAAGGCGCTGCGCGGCAAG GAGAACAAGGGTTCTGTGGAGATCATGCGGAAAGACCTGAATGACGCCCGGGACCTGCATGGTCAGGCTGAGTCTGCTGCTGCCGTTTGGAAG GGACACGTGATGGACCGCAGGAAGAAGGCCCTGACCGACTACAAGAAGCTTCGGGCCTTCTTTGCCGAGGAGGAGGAGCGTTTCCTGCAGGAGGCGGATAAAGAGGAGGGGTCCGCAGAGGACGAGGACACAGACCCGGCCGAGCGCTTTGGGTCACTGCTGCAGGCTGTCTCGGAGCTGGAGAGGAGGCACCGCAACCTGGGGCTCAGCATGCTGCTTCAG TGA